From Vicugna pacos chromosome 6, VicPac4, whole genome shotgun sequence, a single genomic window includes:
- the LOC102543080 gene encoding signal recognition particle subunit SRP54 isoform X1 encodes MVLADLGRKITSALRSLSNATIINEEVLNAMLKEVCTALLEADVNIKLVKQLRENVKSAIDLEEMASGLNKRKMIQHAVFKELVKLVDPGVKAWTPTKGKQNVIMFVGLQGSGKTTTCSKLAYYYQRKGWKTCLICADTFRAGAFDQLKQNATKARIPFYGSYTEMDPVIIASEGVEKFKNENFEIIIVDTSGRHKQEDSLFEEMLQVANAIQPDNIVYVMDASIGQACEAQAKAFKDKVDVASVIVTKLDGHAKGGGALSAVAATKSPIIFIGTGEHIDDFEPFKTQPFISKLLGMGDIEGLIDKVNELKLDDNEALIEKLKHGQFTLRDMYEQFQNIMKMGPFSQILGMIPGFGTDFMSKGNEQESMARLKKLMTIMDSMNDQELDSTDGAKVFSKQPGRIQRVARGSGVSTRDVQELLTQYTKFAQMVKKMGGIKGLFKGGDMSKNVSQSQMAKLNQQMAKMMDPRVLHHMGGMAGLQSMMRQFQQGAAGNMKGMMGFNNM; translated from the exons ATGGTACTAGCAGACCTTGGAAGAAAAATAACATCAGCATTACGCTCGTTGAGCAATGCCACCATTATTAATGAAGAG GTGTTAAATGCTATGCTAAAAGAAGTATGTACAGCATTGCTGGAAGCAGATGTTAATATTAAACTAGTGAAGCAACTAAGAGAAAATGTAAA GTCTGCTATTGATCTTGAAGAGATGGCATCTGGtcttaacaaaagaaaaatgattcagcATGCTGTATTTAAAGAACTTGTGAAG CTTGTAGACCCGGGAGTTAAAGCATGGACACCCACTAAAGGAAAACAGAACGTGATCATGTTTGTTGGATTGCAAGGGAGTGGTAAAACAACAACCTGTTCAAAG TTAGCGTATTATTACCAGAGGAAGGGTTGGAAGACCTGTTTGATATGTGCAGACACATTCAGAGCAG GGGCTTTTGACCAACTGAAACAGAATGCTACCAAAGCAAGAATTCCATTCTATGGAAG CTATACAGAAATGGATCCTGTTATCATTGCCTCCGAAGGAGTGGagaaattcaaaaatgaaaattttgaaattattattgTTGATACAAGTGGCCGCCATAAACAAGAAGACTCTTTGTTTGAAGAAATGCTTCAAGTTGCTAATGCTATA CAACCTGATAACATTGTTTATGTGATGGATGCGTCCATTGGGCAGGCTTGTGAAGCCCAGGCTAAGGCTTTTAAAGATAAAGTAGATGTAGCCTCAGTAATAGTGACAAAACTTGATGGTCATGCAAAAGGAGGTGGTGCGCTCAGTGC agttGCTGCCACAAAAAGTCCAATTATTTTCATTGGTACAGGGGAACATATAGATGACTTTGAACCTTTCAAAACACAGCCTTTCATCAGCAAACTTCTTG GTATGGGTGACATTGAAGGACTGATAGATAAAGTCAACGAGTTGAAGTTGGATGACAATGAAGCCCTTATAGAGAAGTTGAAACATG GTCAGTTTACGTTGCGAGACATGTATGAACAATTTCAAAATATCATGAAAATGGGCCCCTTCAGTCAGATCTTG ggGATGATCCCTGGTTTTGGAACAGATTTCATGAGCAAAGGAAATGAACAAGAGTCAATGGCAAGGCTAAAGAAATTAATGACAATAATGGATAGTATGAATGATCAAG AACTTGACAGTACTGATGGTGCCAAGGTTTTTAGTAAGCAACCAGGAAGAATCCAAAGAGTAGCAAGAGGATCAGGTGTGTCAACGAGAGATGTTCAAGAACTTTTGACACAATATACCAAATTTGCACAGATGGTAAAAAAGATGGGAGGTATCAAAGGACTTTTCAaag gtggtgACATGTCTAAGAATGTGAGCCAGTCACAGATGGCAAAATTGAATCAACAAATGGCCAAAATGATGGATCCAAGAGTTCTTCATCACATGG GTGGTATGGCGGGACTTCAGTCAATGATGAGGCAGTTTCAGCAGGGTGCTGCTGGCAATATGAAAGGCATGATGGGATTCAATAACATGTAA